In Caulobacter segnis ATCC 21756, the sequence GTTGCGGCCGTACAGCGTGCCCTGCGGGCCGCGCAGCACTTCGATGCGCTCGATGTCGAAGATGTCGAGCACCGCGCCCTGCGGGCGATAGATGTAGACGTCGTCGACATAGAGGCCGACGCCGGGCTCGTAGCCCCACAGCGGATCCTGCTGGCCGACGCCCCGGATGTAGCTGATCAAGGTCGAGTTCGAGCCGCGCGCGGTCTGCACCGTGATGTTGGGGGTGGTCTGCTGCAGGACGGTGATGTCGGTCCCGCCGGCGCGCTCCAGCCTGTCGGCCGAGAAAGCCGAGACGGCGACCGGCACGTCCTTGAGATTCTCTTCGCGCCGACGGGCGGTGACCACCACCTGTTCGACGCCGACGCTGTCGTCGGCGGCCGGAGCCTGCTGCGCCGAAGCGCCGCCCGCGATGGCGCTGAACGCCGCGCCGGCCAGCAATGCGGCCTTCCACATCGAAGTCATGGGTTTCCCTCCCTCGTTTCCGCCCGTCCCGACCGGTCCGTCTTCGCGGGCGCTGGTTCGGGAGTTTCGCCATTTCATCGAACAGCGAATTGCGGACACCATCGCCCGAACCGGCGGCGCGCGCCAGCCCATTTTTCATCAAGTGATGAAAATGATGCTCCCCCGCGATGCGGGGGAGCTGTCGCGGAGCGACTGGGGGCTAGCTGGAGGTCGGCCGAGCTCGCCCCCTCCGGCCCTCTGGGCCACCTCCCCCGCAACGCGGGGAAGGAGAGACTACGCGCCGGCCTTGGCGATCACCGCCTCGAATCCGGCGGCGCAGTAGGCGAACAGCCGCGCCCGCACGGCCTCCAGATCGCTGGAATGGCATTCGCCTTCCGACAGCGAGTCGATGCGACCGGTCTCCGACAGGGCCAGCATCATCGAGCCGGTCAGGAACTGATAGCACCAATAGAGGTCGCGATACGCCGCCTGGGGCCGGACGGTCTTCAGCGTCTCGACCAGGCGGTGAACAACCGGATCGAAGAAGCGGGTCATGGTCTCGCCGCCCCAGGCCGGCGTGTTGTTCACCTGGGCCACCAGCGCGAAGTAGCTCTTCCAGCCGGGTCCGCCGTCCTGCGAGATGCGCAGCAGCGGATCGATGAAGGCCTCGATCACGCCCTCGACGGTCATCGCGCCGCCATGGTCCGCCAGATAGGCGTCCATCGAGGCCTCGCGAGCCTGGTTCAGGATCTCGGCCCGGCGCAGGAACACCGCGTCGAACAGCTCGCGCTTGGCGCCGAAGTAGTAGTGGATCAGCGCCGTGTCGACGCCCGCCTCGGCCGCCACCTGCCGGGTCGTGACGCCATAGAAGCCGTGACGCGCGAACAGGCCCTCGGCCGCGTCGAGGATCGTCTCCTTCAGGTCCAGGCCCTTGGCCTTGGACGGACGGCCCCGCCCGCCGGGGCGGGTCGGAGGCTTGGCTGCGGTCATGAGGAAAGGCCCGCCTTGTTGCGCTCCGTCCTCGGATAGGCGCAACCCGACGGGCCTGGCAAGGACCCGCGTTCTCTCAGGCCTGGAGACCGTCTGGTTTAGATGGTCCAGCTAAACCAGATGAACAGGCCCCATCTCCCTGCTTTCAGAGCGCGTCGGGCGGTTCAACCGCTCACACTGAACCTACGCGCTCTGCACGAAGACGCCGTGGAAGGTCACGGGCAGGGCGACGGGCGCGCGCCAGGCGGCGATCGGGCCCTTGTCCACGTGACGGGCGTCGAGGACGTGCAGCTCGGTGGCCTTGGCGTCCAGATTGAGCGTCGTGCCCACGATCCAGCCGTCCAGTTCCTGGCTGGAGCCGGGGCGCGGGACGAAGACCATCTCTTCGACCAGGTGACGCGGGCCAAAGTTGAAGGCCTGATCGCGGTCGCGCTTCCAGTCGCGCACCGCCACGCTCTGGAACAGAGGTCGCTCGGGCTGCTCGTTGGTGAGGTGGACGGAGTACTGGCGCGCCTCGCCGGCGAAACGCGCGTCGCCGCGCGGGAACTCGGCCGAGACCGTTTCCTGGGTCATGTCGGCGCGACCGTTCGCGCGCAGGGTGATCAGGGTCCGGCGAGGCGGAACGGCGCGAACATGTCGGCCTTGCAGAAAGAGGCCGGCGTTCTGGGCCGTGCCCGACGCGTCGTCGTTGATGCAGGCGTCGAAGCGGATGGTCCCGTCGCGCTCCTCCCAGGCATCGCCCAGGTGGAAGAAGAAGAACGGCGGCAGCTCGAACACGCGGCGCTTGGACAGGTCGTCCTTGTCGATCACCAGGACCTGGGTCCCCAGCTCCGGCTTCCAGACCATGGCGGTGGAGATCGGCATCCGGAAGCGGTCGACCACCCACGGCTGCAGCAGGATCACCAGATGGCGCGCGGTGGCCGTGAAATCGTGCATGTAGCTGGCGCGCGGCAGCTCGATCATCTCGGCCTTCTGCAAGGCGCCGTCCGCAGCGAGCTTCCAGACGATGGCGTGACGGCCCGAGAGGCCAAGGTTCCAGATCGTCCCGTCCGGCTGGACGCGTGGGTGAGCCAGGAACGGCATGCCCTTCAGGTCCGGACGCAGGGTCTTGAAGCCGCGCGTCTCCAGGGTGGCCGGATCGAGCGCCGTCGGCGAGCCGCCCTCCCACAGCGCCCAGAGCTCTCCACCGGCCATGATCACCGAGGTGTTGGCGGCGTTGGCGTCGTCGGGGCCCGTCAGGCGCGCGGCGGGGCCCGGAGCGGTGCCGTAGCCGGGCGTGATCACGGCGTCGGCGGCGGTGTCGTTGCGACGCTTGACCGTATCGACGAAGCGGGCGGCCATGCGCGCCTGCCCGTCGGCGATCTGGAACTTGCGGACCATGCCGTCGCCGTCGAACCAGTGGCCGACCGAGCCGCCGGGTCGGCGGAACTTGGCCGGGCCGTTGCGGAACAGCGTGCCCTTGAGCTCGGCCGGGGCGCGGCCGTGCAGCCGGGTCATGGCGGTCGGCGCGAGGTCGCTCTCGACATCGACCAGGCCCAGGGTCCAGTCCCCAGCCTTGGCGTTGGCGGCGGCGGCCCACACCGCCTCGGGGGTCAGCAGGGCGGCCCCGCCCGCCAGGGCCGCGCCGCGCAGGATGTCGCGTCGGTTCATGGCGCCCTCCCCTATTTCAGGTGCAGCGTCTGGGCGTTGGCGCCGGCCTTCACCTCGAAGGCGGCGTCGTCGAAGGTCGGCGGGCCCATCTGACCCATGGCGTCGCGCGAGAAGCCGTAGGGCTCGGTCGGCAGGCCGAAAGGGTTCTTGCTCATCTTGCCGTCGCCATCGACGTCCTGGAACACGCGGACGGCGTAGGTCCCGGTCGGCAGCGCCGGGATCTTGGCGCTGGGTTCGGAGTCCGAGGCCGGGGCCATGGCGACCCGCACCGCCTTGCCGGCGGCCCAGCCCTGGGCGCTGTCATAGACGGCGATCATCACCTTGCCCGACTTGGTCGCGAGACCTGGGAAGGA encodes:
- a CDS encoding DUF2141 domain-containing protein yields the protein MTLSKTLLAGLALAVLAAAPAARAQEALGDLTLSFPGLATKSGKVMIAVYDSAQGWAAGKAVRVAMAPASDSEPSAKIPALPTGTYAVRVFQDVDGDGKMSKNPFGLPTEPYGFSRDAMGQMGPPTFDDAAFEVKAGANAQTLHLK
- a CDS encoding TetR/AcrR family transcriptional regulator → MTAAKPPTRPGGRGRPSKAKGLDLKETILDAAEGLFARHGFYGVTTRQVAAEAGVDTALIHYYFGAKRELFDAVFLRRAEILNQAREASMDAYLADHGGAMTVEGVIEAFIDPLLRISQDGGPGWKSYFALVAQVNNTPAWGGETMTRFFDPVVHRLVETLKTVRPQAAYRDLYWCYQFLTGSMMLALSETGRIDSLSEGECHSSDLEAVRARLFAYCAAGFEAVIAKAGA
- a CDS encoding carotenoid oxygenase family protein translates to MNRRDILRGAALAGGAALLTPEAVWAAAANAKAGDWTLGLVDVESDLAPTAMTRLHGRAPAELKGTLFRNGPAKFRRPGGSVGHWFDGDGMVRKFQIADGQARMAARFVDTVKRRNDTAADAVITPGYGTAPGPAARLTGPDDANAANTSVIMAGGELWALWEGGSPTALDPATLETRGFKTLRPDLKGMPFLAHPRVQPDGTIWNLGLSGRHAIVWKLAADGALQKAEMIELPRASYMHDFTATARHLVILLQPWVVDRFRMPISTAMVWKPELGTQVLVIDKDDLSKRRVFELPPFFFFHLGDAWEERDGTIRFDACINDDASGTAQNAGLFLQGRHVRAVPPRRTLITLRANGRADMTQETVSAEFPRGDARFAGEARQYSVHLTNEQPERPLFQSVAVRDWKRDRDQAFNFGPRHLVEEMVFVPRPGSSQELDGWIVGTTLNLDAKATELHVLDARHVDKGPIAAWRAPVALPVTFHGVFVQSA